GAGAGATATAAGAGGTGTGCAAGCACAAAAGCTATATCTCGGTTAGTGCAATACTGGCTTCTGTCTCGTTGTAGGATTTCCCCGTGCTATCTAGAGTAACAGGTCAACCTGTTTATGTGCGCTCACGGCTCGCTTGCTCGTCCGCTCACTATGTTTTgctcattttctttcttttttttgtttcttcacGGTTTTTCTTGTATTTTGTTTCTCCATTATTTTTTCATTGTTTCatttgttttcttatgttttacTAGGTTTTTTCTTCAGTGTATCTTTCTTCATTGTTAATGTTTTTTCGTTTCTATtctatttttcttcattttttttcttagTAGCCATAAATTTTCTTCGTTtatagttttgttttgttttgtttttcatcaTTTTCTCATGGGCTTTTtggctttttttttgtttttgaggcTTTTCGTTCTTCATTACTAAAATTCAtatacaagattaatatttttttagttcatgttcaacattttttctatacacatttttaagatattcaaatgcttgattaatatttttcaaatgcaatATTaagttttttaatacatgatcaacatttttctatagacagttaacatttttcaaatgctttattaacattttttcaaatgcaagATTAAGTATTTTTTTAATACACGGTCAAAATATTtcatgcacatttaacatttttaaaatgcttgaataacaattttcaaataaaagtttaatataTTTTTAATACAATACAAGTTTAAAATTTTCTAATACACGGTCaacattttctatacacattttcaagtgcttgattaacattttctgaatataagattaacattttttaatgcatagtaaacattttttctatacacagctaacatttttcaaattatttattaacattttttcaaatacaagattaactaTTTTGtatatatggtcaacattttttctatatatatttaattttttttcaaatacttgattaacacttttcaaatacaagtttaacattttaaaAATTCAATACAAGATAAATGTTTTTGAACATATggtcaaaaaaattctatgcacattttttaaatgcttgataaacatttttcaaatgcaatattaacatttttttaatgcgggtacaacattttttcaaatgcaagATTAACTATTTTTAaatgcatggtcaacatttttctatatacatttaacatttttcaaatgcttgattaatatttttatatacaagtttaacattttttgaatacatggtcaatatttggtctatacacatttaacattttcaaatgcttgattaataaaTTTTAAATATGTGCTcaacttttttgaatacatgatcaacattttctcTATAtgtatttaatatttttcaaatgcttgattgacATTTTTACATGATTTTCATAGACATTTTTTCCTGTATACATTTTTTGGATCATGAAAAACATTTTCTCTATacgcatttaacatttttaaaatgcttgattacCATTTTATTCAAATAATTTTATGTAAAATATTTTTTcatatatttatttagaatattatggaagtataaacaaaagtaaaaacaggaaaataaaacaaaaaatatgaaaaaacaaagaaaaatagaaGGCGTTTGGGTCGGCAGGTTTCGATCCGGTGCCGCCGCAGTCGAGGGCAAGTGCAGCTTTACTGGAGGGTAAAGGAGACGAATTCATTATGGCCCGCCTGGGCCATGTACAAGGCTCTGCGTTGGAGTTTTCTTCTGTTTATTTTGTTCGATGTTGTAGGGAAGCCAATCTAGCTGCAGATTGTTTGGCAAAACACTGCTTTAGCATCAGAACTTCAGAGTTTTGGGACTCTTCTCCACCTGACTTCATTCTTCCAAATATTGTAAATGATATGTCTATCATTTGAGGAATAAAGTTACTGATAAAAAAAAGTGTTCCTTCCAAGTGATAAGTAGACGCGCCCGCGTGCCAGGGCTGCAGGTCATAAGCCGATGCCTCCCGCTCCACATTGGCTTGGTGGCCCTTCCAACTTTTGCTTGGAAAATTTTAACAATTCCCATGTGAGGTTTCACCAAACCTTAGGTacccctcaaaaaaagaaaaaaaaaacttagGCACCACtcagaaaaagaaaaccaaaccTCAGGCAAATTTTTAAAGAGAATCCTTGGGCATATTTTTCGCAATGTTACAAAGACGAAGTTAATTGGCTCTGCAATTGCAGGACCGAACTCATCGATCTTCAGCCAAAAATAGCAACAAGACTTGAAGTTAACTTTCTATAAAGAAGAAAAAGATGATATTACTATAACGAGGGATATAATGGATTTCTATTTTATTGAAGTTCAAGTTCACCTTTTGGACCACGAACTTCATATGGAGACTCAACATAAGGCATATACAGGATAGTGATCCACAAGTTGAGATGATAGCGTATCTTAAAATGTTGCCGTAACCCGACAAATAGACAACCCCGACAATATAATTATACTGGCGTATTATGCCATTGCTCAGTAAAATTTCTACCACGGGGGTGTCGAGTAGATTATACATATGATGTAGGGTCTTTCCCTAAATCAAAATAGGTTATTTTGGCAAGAATGGCGTACATAATGAATACATCATCAGTCTCGGACTTATCTCGGCTCAAGTTCAGTAATCGAAACTTCGTTGGGTGACATAGGTGATCTACTGGTAGAATGTGAAACTCCTGGATATGGATCTGTGTGCATGCCTGAGTAGTTCATGCCACTCTTTTGGATGCAAAATGCTGGCCTTGATGGAGCTTGGAGAGACACAGTGCTGCTGCTTAGCATGACAGTCACAACCGACATCATCGGTCTATCAGCGGGGTCTTCTTGAACACACAGAAGTCCGATGTGCATGCACTTGAGCATCTGGTCTCCTGGAGAATGGCTAGTCATAGACGAATCCATGATCTCTACAATTGTTCCCATCGTCCAGTGCTCCCACACCTGCATTCGGTAGATGGATTATTACAAATTGCTCTTATTGTTATTACAAATTATAGCTTTTCGTAGAAGCCGAAGTTTTTAACAGTCAAAAACTCAAAGTACTCACCAAACTTAAGAGATCTACAGCTTGCTCGGAGTCATATGCGACACTGTTTCTTTTTCCAGTGACGATTTCTAAAATCAAGACGCCGAAGCTGAACACGTCTGACTTGATAGAGTAATTCCCACGCATAGCATACTCAGGGGCCATGTATCCGCTGAAATAACAACATTACGTTACGGACTCATGCGCTCTGAAATATCTTATAAGAGCAATGTCACCAGCACTTACTAGGTTCCGACGACACGGTTGGTGACATCATGGGATTGGTCACTGCCAAATAGCCTTGCTAAGCCAAAATCTGAAATTTTAGGATTAAATTCAGAGTCTAAAAGAACATTGCTCGCTTTGAGGTCCCGGTGAATTATCTTCAGCTGAGAATCTTCATGAAGGTATTGTAAGCCTCGAGCAATCCCATTGACTATCCTAAATCTCGTCCCCCAACCAAGCTGACTGCTCCTATCAGGATCTATCACACAGGAAAAAAAACATCAGAACAGTACACAAtatattttactccctccgtcccaaaataagtgtctcaaccttagtacaaataagtgtttcaaccttagtattgtactaaggttgagacacttattttgggacggaggaagtaggtGTTTGTTTCACTGTTGCAAAATGGTTTGGTGAGTTGCCCTACCAAAAAGAATGGTGTCAAGGCTTTTGTTGGGCATGTATTCATACGCAAGTAACTTTTCTTGTTCCTCCAAGCAAACACCAAGAAGTCTCACTAAATTCTTGTGTTGAAGCTTAGCAACCAAAACAAGCTCATTTTTGAGCTCCTCTATCCCTTGGCGAGAGCTGTGTGAGAGCCTTTTAACTGCTATTTCTTCATTGTCAGGAAGGATTCCCTGTACAAATGGAGATATTTATTTACTAAAAGTGCACTATACCGAATAAAAAGCCTTTGTGAAATGATATGATTAGCACCTTATAAACCACACCAAACCCTCCTTCACCAAGTTTATTCCTTTCATCAAAGTTATCTGTTGCGGCTCGTAGAGTTGATAGATCGAGAATGAGTGAATCGATACTCTGTATGTCCTCTGGATTAGTTGGATCTATGACAAGAGAAAAGATACTTTAATAATCGTGTGAATTAATACACGAATGTAACTATTTTCAAATGCCAAATGGAAAACCTTGGTTTCGATTGTAGAGAAACGTTTTCAAAAACTGATTCCATTTGTGAACAAGAAAGGACTTGCAtgctttgcaaaaaaaaaataagGACTTACATGATAGTGATGTCTTCCGCGCCGGTTTGCTCTTCCTCCTCCATAGATAAAGACAAATTACAACAGCAGCCAGTATTGCAGCAACTATCGGCAGTGTAATAGCTAAAATTCTAGCTGTTTTGTTCCCTGCGCTTCCTGTAAACGGCAGGCGCCAGTGTCAGTGAATGGAACAAAAAGTCCTTTTTCTATGAATCGCCGATAGTGATTCATGGAAGAAAAGAAGGGGGGAAAACTGCAGTTACGCTTTTAGTTGCAACTTCTTCTATAAATTCCAACTAGCCAAACCATGTTATTTGCAGTGCGTTGAAAAGCTTGTGGGATGGGAAATGAGAATGGACCGTCTAAAGAGGAAAAACCCATATGCTCATGCACCAGCACCAGAAGATAAACTAGATATTTTGTTCGTCAATATACctatttaggcctcctttggttcataggatagaaatatcataggaataggaaaatcataggaactGAGGTGGCATGCATCTCACTTCCTATAGTGAAAGAGATGTCACttgattcataggataggatttttttccattgagtctaggctaagggcctctttgattcgcaggattgtaaaaacatgggaataggaaaaacataggaTTGAAATCTCATGCTCATCTCAATCCTATAGGAGTTTAggttgtttgattgcatcataggaaaaccgaaggattctttcaaagaggtttgactgGATGCTAGAAATCCTATGGGAAGTAGTACAAAAAATTccttaggaaaaaatcctataggattcaatcctatgaatcaaacaactaatataggaaaaattcctaaggattctaatcctccaaaattcctatgcaaatcctttgaatcaaaggaaccCTAATGTTTTTTccctttgaaatgtgaaggattgattcctatcctatataggaataggaatccattcctacaaaccaaagggcttcataggatttttttttacaaaaatccTATCCTCTAGAAATCCTACAAGATTCCTCCAAACCAAACGAGGCCTAACCAAATCATGGAAGAGTCAAGAGTGCTACAAATTCCAACACGCACCCTTTCCAGAAGAGTTTCTATGGCTAGCAATCGGCCAAGCATGCAGGCCCGGCCTGGTCATCACAAGACTTTGAACACGTATAATTCTCCGTTTTGTCCAGTCAATAAACTGATAGCTACGGGACTGCGCAGAAGTCAAGACCAAACAACAGAAATCTCCAAAGTTTTTTCTTCAGAGGAATCTTTCCCTCGTTTACTTACCTTTGTTTACAGAACTCTGAAGATTGGGTTACTTACTTTAGCACAACTGAATAAGACTGTAAAAAGGCACCTGGCTGGTGTTGGCAGTCTATAATTATATGCTAGAATCAAATTAAATAGTAATACTGGAACTGTGGTGTGTAAATCCAAATGGACCCGATCCAGTCCACCTTGAGTTTATACTTTTTCGTGAAGGTAAAACAGTGAGCTTCGATCTGGGAAGAAACTCCGCCACCCTTCCCTCAATTGTGAAATTACTTCAGGCCTAAAGACTGAATCGTGCAAACAAGATGAAGTTATTTCTCCAAGCTCACCTCCTCCGACTGGTGGTGGCCCCACGCTCGCCGGCGCCGGAGCTGGAGCTACCCCCACGGTTGGCGCCGGGAGCTGCAGCATAGAAGGCCCGGTGAAGAAGGAATACTGCTCATACCTGTAGTTGCACCGCAATCCAAGAATCCTACCACCCTGCCTCCCGATTAAGTACTGGGACCTCATCGCGATGATACTTCCGAGGCAGCTCCGGCAATCGCCCGGTGCCATGTCCGGCCTGCACTGCGCCACACCGTAAATCTTGGGGTTCCGCTTGTCGACCGTCTCGAAACCCCCCACCCCGGTCCCGAACCGCCTGGAGTTGTTCGCGGCCGCGTAATCGGCGGTGGCGTTCATGAGGACGCCCACGGCGGCGTCGAACGCCTCCACTGGCGCGGTCACGTTATTGTCGCTCATCAGTATGAGGACGCTGTTGCCGCCGCCGGTGGCGGAGAGGATGTTCTGGTTGGAGAAGCCGACGTAGCAGAGGTCGTAGTAGACGGCGGCGTCCTTACCGTAGGGGCAGAGCTTCTGCGCGTCGTTGAAGCCGTTGGACACGCAGTTGCCGCAGGCGGAGGCGTTGGCGTCGCCGCGGCAGAGCGCGAGCGCGTAGACGATGTCCGGAACGGTGCCGACGCTGTCGGCCGCGAAGAGCGTCCGCGAGGAGGAGGCGTTCTTGGGAAGGGTGGTGGAGAGGGCCCGGATGTTTGCTTGGTAGGGGCTGTTCGTGGTGAAGTTGCCCTTATTGCCGCAGTTCGGCCACTGGGAAGCGGCcagcggcgggaggaggaaggcaAGGAGGAGGGCAGCGGCGGTGGCGAGGTAGGAGGGGATGCGGCCGCGGTGGTGCGAGGCCATGGCGTTTGGCCGCTTGGGCGAGCCGACGAGTCGTAGAGCTAGCGGTGGTGGCTCGACAAGTAAAGCGAAGAAGATATAGAAGACTAGTTGAGGGGAGGGGTACTGGAGGTGGGGTCTGGTGTTGACTCCTGTGGGGTTCGTTTGACTTGACTACTGTGCTGGAGAGTGGTTGGGGGTTCTGAAATCGTGGGGCCACCTATAAATGCTCGCGGGCCCGGCCACTCAGCCAGCTATGACTATCGGCCATGCCGACTCAAGAGGGCAGCGGTGGCCCTCGGGCAGAACCGAAACGACCGGCAAGTATTCCACGTGAGTTTACGTGGCCTAGATCGATCCTTCAATTCTGTTTTTCCTGGTTTCACAATCACAAGAGGAAAAAGATCCAACGATTTGCACACGACAACAAGTGTCGAGTTCAGGCACGTTCCCGTCGAACTTGACGGACTTTGTCCTCCCCGTGCGGGTACCGGTGCGTTTGGAACCGCAGAAATCTGGAGGGCGACTCGTCTATCTGCCCAACGGACTATGTTTCGGTGTCTTAAGGCATTTATCTTTATGTCTATAACATATAGGCCCAATAGATGgctggtccacatgtcagtgacccaaagacAGGTGTCTTTAAGACACCGAAACTGCGTCCCTGCCCAACATCGAGTCCATCTTCGTCATCGGCGGGTCGCAGCACCGTCCGCCGTTTCATCTCGGTTGGGCATAGTAGCACCGTGTCACCGCAAAATCATTAATTGAGGAATACTCTTAGCAAAGATCACTCTTATTTTTTTTAGATTGTAACAAAGTGTTGTGCTGCATGTGCTTCTTGCAACCTGAGAGATTTTATTTTTTTTCGCAGAtgtgtttattcaaaatgttttatctcccaaatcgtgcgtccaaatctcgcaTTATTTTCATCGATGGATTCCTtgtgtcgagatcttcaaaactaaatcTTATGTCGATAGGTTTTAATGAAAAAATTCACGagaaaaaaccaaaccgggagcacgttttttttttcctttttcgaaagaggcacggccATGTCTCTCGCAAAATCACAACCGTGCCGCTCGCggaacaaaaaaaatagaaaatgcatttttttcgttTTCAAGAGGCACGTACAGGCATGAtagtgcctctcgcagaagcaaaaccatgcctctgaTGGAAGAttaaaaaaacgcgtttttttatttcccgagaggcacggtcgtgcctctcgtggaaaaaaaatcataaaacatatattttttgtttccgagaggcatggttgtgcctctCTCAAAAGCAAAATGGTCCCTCTTGCGgaagaaaaaaacacattttttcacaATCTTTTTACGatgaaaaaccaaaacgtcgaaaaaacctaAAAAACAGGTAAAAAGCCGAAAACAGGTGCGGAAAAAAATCGAAATGACGTGTCCAAAGCGTGACATGTGACGGGCGGCTGAGAGTGCGCCAAATAacgctgatcgttgtgaggcttCCGGGGAGCGCTTGTCAACTAGTTAGTCTTCGGTCATCGTTGTTAGGTTGTGGCATTGCACGACATCATCGCATGCCAAAAGCCCATCACAACACCACAAGTAGCCGGTTCCAACAAATGTCACTGCGCTCGTCGTTAGATTGTGGCATTGCACAAAAGCCCATCACAACACCCAAAGTAGCTGGTTCCAACAAATGTCACCGCCGGTTCCAACATCCTAGCACGCAAGATGGCCCATCGCAGCACCGCAGACCGCTGATTCCAGTAAATTTCGTCGACAGTCCCAGCATGACACCCCGGACTTGCAGCAAAAAGCCTTGCACGCCCCAACAAAGCAGACCTCTTCTTCCAGCTTTTCTATGCACTGGCCATTAGATACCGGTTCCAGCACCCCTCGCTGCGTCGCAACACTCTCGCTAGCAGCGCTTGAGGTCAGAGCTGGAACCGACGAGTGGAGGAGCTGCAACCGGCAAAGGGCAAAGCTAGAACTGATGAGTGTGCGGAGCTGCAATCAGCGGTGGCAGAGGTGCATCTGTTTTGGGCCGGAGGTGCAACCGGCTACAGTAGAGTTGCATCGCcgagtggtggagctggaagcACGGCCGCCTGCCGGATCCAACCCATGATGCTTGCCCGGGTTTTGCTAGACTTACAGACACAGATTAACGTACGACAACCTACGGACTGACCTGGCAATGGTTCATTGGAATTCAGGAAGGTCCACAGTTGAAATCAGGGAGGAGGGGAGGGAAATTAGTCGGGACTCGGGACACGTAATCCCGTGCGTTCCCTCCGTGCCTTCTTGTCCGTAAGTGTAGGATTTTCGCTTGCCCACACCGGTGATGGCTGTTGCACAGTCAATTAACTGATAGCTACGCGACTGCGCAGTAGTCAAGACCAAACAACAGAAATTTTCAAAGTTTCTTGTTGAGAGCAATCTTTCCCTCATCACTTACTTTTTCAGTTTACCAAGGTTTGTTTTGTCTCAGCTGTCCTACAAACTAATTTATTCCGAGTTCTTTACAGAACTCTGAAGACTGGATTACTTATTTTAGCACAACTGAATCAGACTGTAAAAAGGCCCCTGGCTGGTGTTGACACTCTATAATTATATGCTAGAATCAAATTAAATAATAGAAATTGATCCTGTCCACCTTGAGTTTGTACTTTTTGGTTTCTTCGCAGATCGAACCTCACCGTTTTACCTTCCCGAAAAAATAAAACCTCACTGTTTTTGTCCCTCAATTTTGAAATTACTTCTGGTCTAAAGACTGAATGGTGCAAATAAGATGAAATTATTTCTCCAAGCTCACCTCCTCCGACTGGCGGTGGCGTCACGTTGGCCGGCGCTGGAGATGGAGGTGCCCCCACGGATGGCGC
The window above is part of the Triticum aestivum cultivar Chinese Spring chromosome 2A, IWGSC CS RefSeq v2.1, whole genome shotgun sequence genome. Proteins encoded here:
- the LOC123188388 gene encoding cysteine-rich receptor-like protein kinase 6 isoform X1, whose protein sequence is MASHHRGRIPSYLATAAALLLAFLLPPLAASQWPNCGNKGNFTTNSPYQANIRALSTTLPKNASSSRTLFAADSVGTVPDIVYALALCRGDANASACGNCVSNGFNDAQKLCPYGKDAAVYYDLCYVGFSNQNILSATGGGNSVLILMSDNNVTAPVEAFDAAVGVLMNATADYAAANNSRRFGTGVGGFETVDKRNPKIYGVAQCRPDMAPGDCRSCLGSIIAMRSQYLIGRQGGRILGLRCNYRYEQYSFFTGPSMLQLPAPTVGVAPAPAPASVGPPPVGGGSAGNKTARILAITLPIVAAILAAVVICLYLWRRKSKPARKTSLSYPTNPEDIQSIDSLILDLSTLRAATDNFDERNKLGEGGFGVVYKGILPDNEEIAVKRLSHSSRQGIEELKNELVLVAKLQHKNLVRLLGVCLEEQEKLLAYEYMPNKSLDTILFDPDRSSQLGWGTRFRIVNGIARGLQYLHEDSQLKIIHRDLKASNVLLDSEFNPKISDFGLARLFGSDQSHDVTNRVVGTYGYMAPEYAMRGNYSIKSDVFSFGVLILEIVTGKRNSVAYDSEQAVDLLSLVWEHWTMGTIVEIMDSSMTSHSPGDQMLKCMHIGLLCVQEDPADRPMMSVVTVMLSSSTVSLQAPSRPAFCIQKSGMNYSGMHTDPYPGVSHSTSRSPMSPNEVSITELEPR
- the LOC123188388 gene encoding cysteine-rich receptor-like protein kinase 6 isoform X2, with the translated sequence MASHHRGRIPSYLATAAALLLAFLLPPLAASQWQNCGKNGNFDQNSTYQANIRALSVTLPKNASSSRTLFAADSFGTVPDIVYALALCRGDANASACGACVSDGFKDAQQLCPYSKVAAVYYDLCYLGFSNQDILSATDGDNNALTLVNSENVTVPAKVFEAAVSVLMNATADYAAADSSRRFGTGEEGFETIDKAKPKIYGVAQCRPDMSPADCRSCLADIITYIPQHLTGRRGARVVGLRCNYRYEQYSFFTGPSMLQLPAPSVGAPPSPAPANVTPPPVGGGSAGNKTARILAITLPIVAAILAAVVICLYLWRRKSKPARKTSLSYPTNPEDIQSIDSLILDLSTLRAATDNFDERNKLGEGGFGVVYKGILPDNEEIAVKRLSHSSRQGIEELKNELVLVAKLQHKNLVRLLGVCLEEQEKLLAYEYMPNKSLDTILFDPDRSSQLGWGTRFRIVNGIARGLQYLHEDSQLKIIHRDLKASNVLLDSEFNPKISDFGLARLFGSDQSHDVTNRVVGTYGYMAPEYAMRGNYSIKSDVFSFGVLILEIVTGKRNSVAYDSEQAVDLLSLVWEHWTMGTIVEIMDSSMTSHSPGDQMLKCMHIGLLCVQEDPADRPMMSVVTVMLSSSTVSLQAPSRPAFCIQKSGMNYSGMHTDPYPGVSHSTSRSPMSPNEVSITELEPR